From the Manihot esculenta cultivar AM560-2 chromosome 14, M.esculenta_v8, whole genome shotgun sequence genome, the window tattttttaaaatagaattaaGTTTATTGAACTTTTGagctaaattaaaatttgttgGACAAGAAGGACTACGAAACggttattttggacggaagaacTGTGAATTTGGACGGAAAAGAAAGTTAGGGACTTAAATGTTGGATTTTCAAAATAGAGaaacataaatattaattacgttaaatctcagggactaaaaaataattttgccaTCTGTAATCCTTAAATATAAAAGTGTGGCGTCTCTCCCTGCCATATCCATGTGGGTTTTGAGTCATTTGCTGTTCAGTGTGGCTTGAACTCTTGGGCTGGGCTAGTCACACTTGAGTTGCATTCCAGCCCATTCTTTCTCGCTCAGAGGCCCTAGAATAATTAGTAGCAATAAGGGAAGTGGTGGGTACATCAATTTCCAACCAAGAGGAAACATTCTTCAATATTTGAAGAGATACTCAATTTCCTACTTTCCAAACATGTGCTTTCTTTCTCAGGTCCTACTTCAAAGATCCTGTCCTGCTTTTTTGCTGCAATAGCTTATGAGGCCATTCTAAATATGGGAAACAAAtgaatgtttttaattttttctttattagaaTTAATCAGCAAAGTTTAAATAATGATATTTTGGTATAAACTTATCTGTCATTTCAGACAAATTCATTCAACAGAAAATGAATAGCAAAACCGGAGCAAAAGAGAATTAGAAATGATAATACTAAATAGGGGTGTAAacaaatcaaaatatttatgaattatttgaaattcgacTCGATAAAAATTTGAGTTCATTTTTTAGACTCATTTAATAAACGAGACGAGTTTGAACTTAATAGTATTCGGTTCGTTTAATCTCGCGAGTTTGGTtcgtttttaaatttatgaacaaaCTCGCAAACTGACTCGTAAATAGGTTCGCAAACTGACTCGTGAACAGATTCATTCGCCAACACCAATTCCACATCGAAAGTTGAAGGAATATGGAGGATTATGATTTCTcactaaaaatttatattttttcaattagtTTTTGGTTTgagagattttaattaaataaaaaaatttaatttaaaagttttttaatgattttataatttaaattttatttttaatttaaatatatttataatttaaataaatttaaattatattgaatttgtttataatataatcgaatTCAAATtcgaatttaaatgaatttaaatttaaattttttgaatagaatttagttaatatttgaatttaatatttaaattttttgaatagaatttagttaatatttgaatttaatatttattttataaatcgaatttaagtttataaataaaatttgaatcgagatagattttaaatttattttttaactgagTCTTCAGTTGGATTACAGCCTAGCACCAAAGCGTTGCCCCATTTAATTGATAAGCTTTTGTCCACCGAGACGCACAATTCAAGCATCCACAAATTGATTTCGCCGCACTCAGCCTTGTTGATTCCACCTCCTCCCATGGAAGATGCAGCAAATATGGAGCTGTTTCATGCGTATTCATGattttgtttttccttcatttctttttccttttgtaTGATTGTGGTAAGAGAAATACTTTTTCATCCCGAAATTATGCCCAACAAAGAACGATATGTTGTGTTAGATTTTTGTTCTGAGTTATGGAGCcaaaaagagagagattataattttattttattttcaatataaaatttaaaatatctctatattatttataatgattttatttaaatttaatgatttaatttaattttatatttaagaagatataattaaaaattaataatagaaatatgtcatgtattatttttatttatatagaaacaaaatgaagaaaaattatGATATAGAGTGAGTAATAAAAATGCAATAGCAAAAATTCTAGAGGGAGAAAGGGAGGATCCAGTTGAGGTGGAGAAGAGCGGGAGCATGTCCAACTGCCAAGTCATCTAACGTATTCACTCTCGGACAAGTGCCACACCTTCCTCTTTCTTTGTTCTGTCTACCGCTCCTTCTTTGTCTTCCTCGTTAAACCTCATCTATCATCAAAGGAAGGAGAGAATTAACAGTTAACCACCCTCGCCACTTGTTGTCAATGGTGACCCTGAAAGCAGGGACCAGACCGCCATGGGTAGGACTTGGAGCTGCTGTCTGGGTGCAAATAGCATCTGGGAATGCGTACAACTTCCCTCTCTATTCCCATTCCTTGAAATCTGTTCTTGGTTTTAATCAGCACCAGCTTACCATGCTTGGGGTTGCTAATGACGTTGGCGAGAATACTGGACTCCTCCCTGGTATTGCCTGCAACAAGTTCCCGCCTTGGTCCATTCTCCTGATTGGTTCTTTTGCTTGTTTCTTTGGTTATGGTGTTCTTTGGCTTGCTCTTAGCCGCACTATCCAGTCTATGCCTTATTGGTTGGTGAGTTTATGTTGCCAATGGTTAATTTAccttcctttttctctttttcttttccaacTTTTTATGGAAATATTGAATCCTGGTTTTAGTAAATGGTTAGGTAGCCCCCTGAGATAATGGTTTTGGAAGAAAGTAGAATGATATTTGAGGTTAATGGGTTTTTAATTTCACTGGCATTATTTTGATTTTGGGGTAAAATACTCACTGAATTTTCTCATGGATTGGAGTAATTGTCAGAAGATGATTTAGAGGAACTGATCTATGAATGTGGAGAAAGTTTGTCTTGTAGTCTATGAACAGTAAAgctcatttatatttttaaccttGCAACTTGTAATTAATTTCTCGATGAATTCATTGTATAAAGTAGGTAAAGTTCTAATCGATATTCTTAGAAGAACAAGGAAATGTTCATGATGCTTGTAGAAAAATCTGAATGCATTCATACGAGCGTGGGggcaataaaaattatagaacacTTAACCAAAATAGTTTGGAAACTTTAGGTAATCATGTTATGTGCTTTTAATTGCTGAAATGTAGATTTGATTTCTGGTTCATATGGTTAATCTATTCGATATATTATGTGCTTCAGATGCTTGGTGCTAATTTAAGGCGAATACTGCTACACCTTTCCTTGGTTGAGTGGCAATGATCTCTATGTTGCTTGCTTAGGATATTTTTACCAAAATGAACTCATTCTTCTTTTCCACTTTATGGTGTTGCAGCTATGGCTTGCACTATGTGTTGCCACTAATAGTAGTGCTTGGTTGAGCACTGCTGTACTTGTGACCAACATGAGAAACTTCCCTCTTAGCCGAGGCACAGTTGCTGGTATTCTCAAAGGTTATGGAGGAATCAGTGCTGCAGTGTTTACTGCAATTTACAGTATGCTGCTTCATAGTTCCTCATCTAAGCTTCTGATGTTCCTTGCACTTGGAGTTCCTGTTCTTTGTTTCCTAGTGATGTATTTTGTAAAGGCTTGTGCTCCAGCTTCTGGTGAAGACTCTTCAGAAAATGGACATTTTCTTTTTATCCAAGCAGTCCTTATAACACTTAGCTTATATATCCTAATAACGACGATATTGGACCACACGCTTCACTTGAGTGCCCCAATTTCTTATACTCTTCCTGTCATAATGTTTGTCCTTCTCATGGCTCCATTTGCAATACCCATAAAGATGACATTATGTCGCACTATGACCAGAAAATCAGGGATGCTTGACCGATCAATTGTATCTTCGGACAATCTGATACAGGTAGAAGCTAGTGCTGACAAAACTGAACCATTTCTCAAGACATCCTCATCAGCACAGATCCTTGGAAGCTTTCAGGAAAGTGATGAGACATCTGAGGCAGCTAATATGCTTCTAGCTGAGGGTGAGGGTGCAGTGAAAAAGAAGAGGAAGCCTAAAAGGGGGGAGGATTTCAGATTTAGTGAAGCCATAATCAAAGCTGATTTCTGGCTGCTCTTCTTTGTTTACTTTGTTGGGGTCGGTTCTGGGGTAACTGTGCTCAATAATCTGGCTCAGATAGGCATTGCACAAGGTGTGCAAGATACCACAGTCTTGTTGTCTCTCTTCAGCTTTTGCAATTTTGTGGGACGTCTTGGTGGTGGTACCATTTCTGAACATTTTGTCAGGTTAGTGCATTCTGTCCATTTTACTCATTAAGGTTATCAAATTGAAATGTTCCCATTCCCGATTGGTTTTGTATGTTCATTATTCTAAATAGTTTCTGATATTGGAGAAATGATCTTTTGTTATCATACACTTTTTAACCTCACAATAGATGTCAAATTGATCTAACAGTTACAAGCTTGTCTTATGAAATGTCCTTCCATACATGCAATTGAACATTTTGGACTTACTTTGAGAAATGAATTGCtgcttttttatttcattacgtGAACGTGTATCTAAGCATTAGCCTTTGCAGCTGATTGATTTTGGGATTGATGTTCAAACATTGATACAAGATGGGAAGAAAATACTTGATCGCAAATGCTGCTTATTTCTGAAATCTGTCATCAAATATGGGTATTAATGATCATCTGCTTTGTACTACAATTTCAAAATCTGTACATCATAGTGGGTGTCTGAATTTGTGTGTATTTGTTGCTTCATTTCCCTGTTGTATATCTTTGGccttaattttaattacaagtgggaaatttaattttttttcaaggtCAAAAACTGTCCCACGAACAATGTGGATGACATGCACTCAAATAATAATGATCATAATATATCTGCTGTTCGCTTCCGCCATTGACGGTACCCTTTATGCTGCAACTTCTTTACTTGGGATTTGCTACGGGGTTCAATTCTCTATCATGATTCCAACAGTCTCTGAGCTTTTCGGCTTGAAGCATTTCggcatattttataatttcatgtCCCTAGGGAATCCTCTTGGTGCATTCCTCTTCTCAGGTCTGCTTGCAGGAAATGTATATGATACTGAGGCAGCAAAGCAACATGGACTGGATATGTTGCTTGGCTCAAGCATCTCCTGCACTGGTCCACATTGCTTCAGACTCACATTCCTGGTTCTGGCTGGTGCCTGTGGTGTGGGTTCCATCTTGAGCCTTATTCTAACTATGAGAATATGGCCAGTTTATGAGATGCTTTATGCTGGGGGTTCCTTCAGCCTTCCTCAAACCTCAGCTCATTAAGATTATTGAAGTAAAACATGGAGATCTTGAGGACATAAAAGAAAAGGCCATTCTACTGAAGCACATGCAGTATATAGCTCATCAACAATTGtaagtttaataattatatgAGATTTATAGTACAATGGCTGTCCATCAATTCAACTTGCATCTAATGCATAACTATGTAAATTACGATGCGTTAGTATACTTATTACAGTTGTAGCAAGCCATTACTTGGGTTTTTAGGATGGTCTATTTGATGAGGGTTTTAGTTTAGCttgctatgttatgtttttcCTAGATTGATTAAAAATGGATGAAGTTATTGATTTATCGAAACGAGAAAAAAATATAGAGAATATTGATGGTTCTCGAATccatcaattaaaattaattttttttttaaaaaaaatttgcaagTAGTATAAATAATCTCGGATTCTACAGAGATTTtaaagttatttaaattaaatgaaaaagtaGAATAAAAAAACAGTTTAAAATGAAAACAGAGAAAAAGAATATTGTTATTtggagaaattaattttaaaaggaattaaagaaggaataaaatattggataaataattaataaagaaaattcaGCTAAAAGTAAAATTAGTAGTCAAAATTTAGAGGCATTGATTAAAAAGATAGTTTATTTAATTATCTATTATTTGGTTATAgtgtttaaataaataaatttcattaattttttttataattaaattaatctgtATAGCGATTAAATTAACTCctagttaattaataatctcatcaaacgtgtagatt encodes:
- the LOC110631324 gene encoding protein NUCLEAR FUSION DEFECTIVE 4; this encodes MVTLKAGTRPPWVGLGAAVWVQIASGNAYNFPLYSHSLKSVLGFNQHQLTMLGVANDVGENTGLLPGIACNKFPPWSILLIGSFACFFGYGVLWLALSRTIQSMPYWLLWLALCVATNSSAWLSTAVLVTNMRNFPLSRGTVAGILKGYGGISAAVFTAIYSMLLHSSSSKLLMFLALGVPVLCFLVMYFVKACAPASGEDSSENGHFLFIQAVLITLSLYILITTILDHTLHLSAPISYTLPVIMFVLLMAPFAIPIKMTLCRTMTRKSGMLDRSIVSSDNLIQVEASADKTEPFLKTSSSAQILGSFQESDETSEAANMLLAEGEGAVKKKRKPKRGEDFRFSEAIIKADFWLLFFVYFVGVGSGVTVLNNLAQIGIAQGVQDTTVLLSLFSFCNFVGRLGGGTISEHFVRSKTVPRTMWMTCTQIIMIIIYLLFASAIDGTLYAATSLLGICYGVQFSIMIPTVSELFGLKHFGIFYNFMSLGNPLGAFLFSGLLAGNVYDTEAAKQHGLDMLLGSSISCTGPHCFRLTFLVLAGACGVGSILSLILTMRIWPVYEMLYAGGSFSLPQTSAH